One segment of Segatella copri DNA contains the following:
- a CDS encoding SusC/RagA family TonB-linked outer membrane protein, translating to MRHLKKSLGCLALVSMGGLTPAMAQMAPRDSIVGAEGNIKKIKVAKDNKESFTNQKLHEVVVTALGISRKEKALGYSVKTINNDELTSTVSGNWLDNMAGKVAGLSMVGAGTGPLGSMRITLRGDNSLNYGNNSALIVIDGIPMDSGSPTTGSGANYANGDAPVDFGSSLGDLNPDDIESVTVLKGAAATALYGSLAGNGAIVITTKKGSTKKGIGVTLNSSVTLDYASYWPDFQKEYGAGSDNGLSPFCFWTLDANEAPDGIATYRNISRYAFGEKFDASKIRYQYMSKNWETGTYEKLPWVYADDWYTGFFQTGVTWKNTISIAGGNGRGTSARASINDTRNTWITPNTGYRQNSVSLAFETPINKSIKLTANVNYNHKSSDNLPISGYSAQSPMYALVWGYNNNPIKAWKDEYFQGRYNAENYNNTDGTHGNSLVYPANDSYNPYRTAYEEINTLDRNRIYGNAQLNIKILNGLTLNLRSAIDITNDWRTQRKPWYTPNYQAGFYREQSTRSYILNHDFLLQYRRNWFEDRFGLTVAFGGNSLERKYRRTDITLNKLQMDGVYNITNLPSGEIPDIYANKTKKIVNSFYGYAEMSWDGTYYLDLTARNDWSSTLSKSNRSFFYPSVSASILLDRVLKLQNRVHWMNMLKYRLSWANVGNDTSPYSLDRYYSSTSYPGSYTMQGTIPDANLKPENVASWETGFEGKMFNGRLGFDFTAYHTASTNQILTVSADQITGATGYKINAGKITNQGIELSLSGTPVKTRNFSWNIDMNWSKNWNKLVSLQDDWDPQTPLQTSMGTTIGSRVYVYSYVGQQMNYIYGRGYQRAPEGSYYTDENGNQIDCSGMKLIDKNGYPMLDTSPTRRIGKVDPDWKAGMTQTFRYKNLTLAMVFSAQYGGHCFSVTNFALSYQGKLKNSLEGRYDGLVVDGVYKDADGNYHKNTTIVDNIQTYYNSYVWNRNNTEENTFNTSFLKLKMVRLDWQLPKTWLSKKNCPVKSAQIGAYATNLFCLTSFPQYDPEVGMVNGGDVHSGIETMSYPMTRSYGVNVKLSF from the coding sequence ATGAGACATTTGAAAAAGAGTTTGGGTTGTCTTGCCCTTGTTTCCATGGGAGGTCTTACTCCCGCAATGGCACAGATGGCTCCACGTGACTCAATTGTAGGAGCAGAAGGGAACATCAAAAAAATAAAAGTAGCAAAAGATAATAAAGAGTCTTTCACTAACCAGAAGCTCCATGAAGTGGTGGTAACAGCTTTAGGTATCTCACGCAAGGAAAAGGCATTAGGTTACTCTGTGAAAACAATCAATAACGATGAACTGACCAGTACGGTTAGTGGAAACTGGCTGGATAACATGGCTGGTAAAGTAGCTGGTCTGTCTATGGTCGGTGCAGGTACCGGTCCGTTAGGAAGCATGCGAATCACGCTGAGAGGTGACAATTCGCTCAACTACGGCAACAATAGTGCGCTCATCGTCATTGATGGAATACCGATGGATTCCGGCTCACCAACTACTGGAAGTGGTGCCAACTATGCCAATGGTGATGCTCCGGTAGATTTCGGAAGCAGTCTTGGTGATCTCAACCCAGACGATATAGAATCAGTTACCGTTCTGAAAGGAGCTGCAGCTACTGCCCTGTATGGTTCGCTGGCAGGTAATGGAGCTATAGTCATCACAACCAAGAAAGGAAGTACCAAAAAGGGTATTGGGGTAACGCTCAATTCTTCTGTCACACTTGATTATGCCAGTTATTGGCCTGATTTTCAGAAAGAATATGGCGCCGGAAGTGACAATGGATTAAGTCCATTCTGCTTCTGGACACTGGATGCCAACGAAGCTCCCGATGGTATTGCTACATACCGCAATATTTCCCGTTATGCTTTCGGAGAGAAATTTGATGCCAGCAAGATAAGATACCAGTATATGTCTAAAAACTGGGAAACTGGTACCTATGAAAAACTGCCATGGGTATATGCGGACGACTGGTATACCGGATTCTTCCAAACAGGTGTGACCTGGAAAAACACCATTAGTATAGCTGGAGGTAATGGTAGAGGTACATCGGCAAGAGCATCCATCAATGACACCCGAAACACCTGGATTACACCAAACACAGGTTATCGTCAGAACTCAGTTTCGCTGGCTTTCGAGACTCCCATCAACAAGAGTATCAAGCTGACAGCCAATGTCAACTATAACCATAAGTCCAGCGACAATCTGCCTATCAGTGGATATAGCGCACAGAGTCCGATGTATGCCTTAGTATGGGGATACAACAATAATCCTATCAAGGCATGGAAAGATGAATATTTCCAGGGCAGGTACAATGCAGAGAACTACAACAATACCGATGGCACCCATGGTAATAGTCTAGTTTATCCTGCTAACGACTCGTACAACCCTTACCGTACAGCATACGAAGAGATCAATACGCTCGATCGTAATCGCATTTACGGAAATGCACAACTAAATATCAAAATTCTCAATGGACTGACACTCAACCTGCGTTCTGCTATCGACATAACTAACGACTGGCGTACCCAGAGAAAACCTTGGTACACTCCCAACTATCAGGCAGGATTCTATCGCGAACAGAGCACCCGTTCCTATATTCTGAACCATGACTTCCTGCTTCAGTATAGGAGAAACTGGTTTGAAGACCGTTTCGGACTGACTGTAGCCTTTGGTGGAAATAGTCTCGAGCGCAAGTACCGACGCACAGACATCACTCTCAATAAACTTCAGATGGATGGCGTATACAACATTACCAACCTGCCATCTGGAGAGATTCCGGATATCTACGCCAATAAAACGAAGAAGATTGTAAACAGCTTTTATGGTTATGCAGAAATGAGTTGGGACGGCACATACTATCTGGATCTGACAGCACGCAACGACTGGTCGAGTACGCTCAGCAAGAGCAACCGCTCTTTCTTCTATCCTTCTGTATCTGCCAGTATTCTTCTCGATCGTGTACTCAAACTGCAGAACAGGGTGCATTGGATGAACATGCTGAAATATCGCCTTTCGTGGGCAAATGTGGGTAACGATACATCACCTTATTCCCTTGATCGGTATTATTCATCTACCTCATATCCAGGTAGCTATACCATGCAGGGTACCATTCCTGACGCTAATCTGAAACCAGAGAATGTAGCAAGTTGGGAAACAGGATTCGAAGGAAAGATGTTCAACGGACGCTTGGGATTCGACTTTACTGCCTACCACACAGCTTCAACAAACCAAATTCTTACTGTTTCTGCCGATCAGATTACAGGTGCTACAGGATACAAAATCAATGCGGGTAAAATAACGAACCAGGGTATTGAACTGTCTCTCTCCGGAACACCGGTAAAGACCAGAAACTTTTCATGGAACATAGACATGAATTGGTCTAAAAACTGGAACAAACTGGTTTCACTGCAAGACGACTGGGATCCGCAAACCCCATTGCAGACCAGTATGGGAACAACAATCGGAAGCCGCGTATATGTATATTCATACGTAGGACAGCAGATGAACTATATCTACGGAAGAGGCTATCAGAGAGCTCCGGAGGGTTCCTACTATACGGATGAAAACGGCAACCAGATTGACTGTTCCGGTATGAAACTGATTGATAAGAATGGTTACCCTATGCTGGATACTAGCCCTACCCGTCGTATCGGTAAGGTTGATCCTGACTGGAAAGCCGGAATGACTCAAACCTTCAGATATAAGAATCTCACCTTGGCCATGGTATTTTCTGCCCAATATGGAGGCCATTGCTTCTCGGTTACCAACTTTGCTCTCTCCTATCAGGGAAAGTTAAAGAACTCACTTGAAGGCAGATACGATGGCCTTGTTGTAGATGGAGTGTACAAGGATGCGGATGGCAATTATCACAAGAATACTACCATCGTGGACAATATACAGACCTATTACAACTCTTATGTCTGGAACCGAAACAACACCGAGGAAAATACGTTTAACACATCATTCCTCAAACTGAAAATGGTACGACTCGACTGGCAGTTGCCTAAGACATGGCTCAGTAAGAAAAACTGTCCTGTGAAGTCTGCCCAAATTGGAGCCTATGCTACCAACCTGTTCTGTCTGACCAGTTTTCCACAATACGACCCAGAGGTGGGAATGGTAAATGGCGGCGATGTTCATTCCGGTATCGAAACTATGTCGTATCCTATGACCCGTTCATACGGCGTTAACGTAAAATTATCATTCTAA
- a CDS encoding calcineurin-like phosphoesterase family protein, whose product MRTYVTLLLSVALSLPMTACSEKSTGADIEGVGTHKKEQVNIIGQVTCEGKGIANAVVSDGVEVVKTNDNGEYSLLSKKKYGYVFISIPSGYETTVIGNQPQFFKRLSTKDTNITEKVDFELNKENNEKHAVLAMADFHLAKRNNDINQFESVAADINQTAQELRSQGYKVYGISLGDESWDGFWYSNNYGIKETFLELQKIEIPFFHCMGNHDNDPYFPDDRKAEDEWIKICGPVYYSFNAGNVHYIIIDDIQYLNAGASQGTIGQRNYNETVIPEELAWLKKDLASIQDKNTPIMVATHAPLYGNPKLVGNQEIDDDNLQNTGEIEALFADFSNVHFLSGHTHVNYNVQKRNNIREHNTAAICATWWWTGKLSGNNTCTDGTPGGYGVYLWNGNQAEWYYKSSGFDKKYQFRAYDLNTTYIAPEVYAPKYQEDMKIYAQGYDVKKSNNEILLNIWNYQPDWKIEVTEEGTPLEVTRMEGYDPLHIISYDAKRINAGGKAKVTFPSTPTAHLFKAKASKTNSTINIKVTDNFGHVYTEEMKRPKAFNVNIR is encoded by the coding sequence ATGAGGACTTATGTAACTTTATTGTTGTCTGTGGCATTATCATTGCCTATGACAGCCTGCTCGGAAAAGAGCACTGGTGCTGATATAGAAGGTGTCGGCACACACAAGAAAGAACAGGTAAATATTATTGGTCAGGTAACCTGCGAAGGTAAAGGTATCGCAAATGCAGTGGTTTCTGACGGTGTGGAAGTTGTAAAAACCAACGATAATGGAGAATACAGTCTCCTTTCTAAAAAGAAATACGGCTATGTCTTCATTTCAATCCCTTCTGGATATGAAACAACCGTCATTGGAAACCAACCACAGTTTTTCAAGCGTCTGTCAACTAAAGATACCAACATAACCGAGAAGGTGGATTTCGAACTCAACAAAGAGAATAATGAGAAGCATGCTGTACTTGCTATGGCGGATTTTCATCTGGCAAAACGAAATAATGATATCAATCAGTTTGAAAGCGTAGCAGCAGACATCAACCAGACTGCACAGGAATTGCGCTCGCAGGGATATAAAGTATATGGCATCAGCTTGGGTGATGAAAGCTGGGACGGATTCTGGTATTCCAACAATTATGGTATCAAGGAAACTTTCCTGGAATTGCAGAAAATAGAGATTCCTTTCTTCCATTGTATGGGAAACCACGATAACGATCCTTACTTCCCTGACGACAGAAAGGCTGAAGATGAATGGATTAAGATCTGCGGACCGGTATATTATTCTTTCAATGCCGGTAATGTACATTATATTATTATAGATGACATACAATATCTTAATGCTGGTGCATCGCAGGGAACCATCGGACAGCGCAATTATAATGAAACTGTCATTCCTGAGGAACTCGCATGGCTGAAGAAAGACCTTGCTTCCATCCAGGATAAGAACACCCCTATCATGGTAGCTACCCATGCTCCTCTCTATGGTAATCCAAAACTGGTTGGTAATCAGGAAATTGATGATGATAACCTGCAAAACACTGGTGAGATAGAAGCCCTGTTTGCAGATTTCTCCAATGTCCACTTCCTTTCCGGACATACACATGTCAACTATAATGTTCAAAAGCGAAACAATATCCGTGAACACAATACTGCTGCTATCTGTGCTACATGGTGGTGGACGGGTAAACTGTCTGGCAACAATACTTGTACCGACGGAACTCCAGGTGGTTATGGCGTATATCTGTGGAACGGCAATCAGGCAGAATGGTATTATAAAAGCAGCGGTTTTGATAAAAAATACCAGTTCAGAGCCTACGATCTCAACACTACTTACATTGCTCCAGAAGTATATGCTCCTAAATATCAAGAAGATATGAAGATATATGCACAGGGATATGATGTAAAGAAAAGCAATAATGAAATCCTGCTGAATATTTGGAATTATCAGCCTGACTGGAAGATAGAAGTAACCGAAGAAGGAACACCGCTTGAGGTAACCCGCATGGAAGGTTATGACCCGCTTCACATTATTTCTTACGATGCCAAACGCATCAATGCTGGAGGTAAAGCAAAGGTTACCTTCCCATCCACCCCTACTGCCCACCTTTTTAAAGCAAAGGCTTCGAAAACTAACAGTACAATAAATATCAAGGTAACTGACAACTTTGGTCATGTCTATACGGAAGAAATGAAAAGACCAAAAGCATTCAACGTAAATATCAGATAA
- a CDS encoding IS1182 family transposase yields MAKIQIKSETRHELSFFPNSFDDYVPKDSKVRMVDRIVRSMDINPLMDTYDGIGAPPYSPKMLLSLVVFAYINGVYSCRGIADALKYDVRYMWICGGKQLSFATINRFRSNHMIKCIDFYFDAVVSILVEKGVISLEEQYVDGTKIESKANKYTFVWKKTVEKNRAKLLEKTSAALAQIKEQIRLNGGSAIKEEDSEPATSAKDVERSARLCERQVKNLPKAKLTGREKQKLNTQIDHLFKASDKLGEYEKSLDILGERNSYSKTDPDATFMRLKEDAMNNGQTKPAYNLQIATENQYWTNFALYPNPTDTLTFKPFLDKYKKRYGKQSKSVTADSGYGSEENYEYLEMEEMMGYVKYNWFHKEQHKPFKEDAFNQANFYYNRDDDYYVCPMGQHMEPCGQRQTKSDSGYVSVITLYRAQRCDGCPLGSLCKKSKGNRTIYVNHKLNAYKKEAFLLLTSQEGLKHRSQRPIEPEAVFGQMKADMHYKRFRHFGMDKVYMDLGLFGMGFNLKKYLGIKR; encoded by the coding sequence ATGGCAAAGATACAAATAAAATCTGAAACTCGGCACGAATTGAGCTTTTTTCCTAACTCTTTCGATGATTATGTGCCAAAAGACAGCAAAGTTCGTATGGTGGATCGTATTGTTCGCAGTATGGACATCAACCCTCTCATGGATACCTATGATGGGATTGGTGCTCCTCCTTACAGTCCGAAGATGCTTCTAAGTTTAGTTGTTTTTGCCTATATCAATGGCGTTTATTCCTGTCGTGGCATAGCGGACGCACTTAAATACGATGTTCGCTATATGTGGATTTGTGGAGGTAAGCAACTATCTTTCGCAACAATCAACCGCTTTAGATCCAATCATATGATTAAATGCATCGACTTTTATTTTGATGCAGTCGTCTCCATATTGGTTGAAAAGGGCGTGATTAGTCTGGAGGAACAATATGTTGATGGTACTAAGATAGAGTCGAAAGCAAACAAGTACACGTTTGTATGGAAGAAGACTGTGGAAAAGAACAGGGCTAAGCTCTTGGAAAAGACCTCTGCTGCATTGGCTCAGATAAAAGAACAAATTCGCCTGAATGGCGGGAGTGCCATTAAGGAAGAAGACAGCGAGCCAGCCACTTCCGCCAAGGATGTAGAGAGAAGTGCACGTTTGTGTGAGAGGCAAGTGAAGAACCTTCCTAAGGCAAAGCTTACAGGAAGAGAGAAGCAAAAGCTAAATACTCAGATAGATCACTTGTTCAAAGCCTCGGACAAACTGGGCGAGTATGAAAAATCACTGGATATACTGGGCGAGAGAAACAGTTACTCCAAGACTGATCCCGATGCGACCTTCATGCGCCTCAAGGAAGATGCCATGAACAATGGGCAGACAAAGCCTGCCTATAACCTTCAAATTGCGACAGAGAATCAATATTGGACGAATTTCGCCCTTTATCCCAATCCAACAGACACCCTGACCTTCAAGCCTTTTTTGGATAAGTACAAGAAAAGATATGGAAAGCAATCCAAGAGCGTCACCGCAGACTCAGGATATGGCTCGGAGGAGAACTACGAGTACCTAGAGATGGAAGAGATGATGGGTTATGTAAAGTACAACTGGTTTCACAAGGAACAGCATAAGCCTTTCAAGGAGGATGCCTTCAACCAAGCGAACTTCTACTACAACAGGGATGATGACTATTATGTCTGCCCCATGGGACAACACATGGAACCTTGTGGACAACGGCAAACGAAAAGTGACTCCGGCTATGTGTCTGTCATTACATTATATAGAGCACAACGATGTGATGGATGTCCGCTTGGAAGTCTCTGCAAGAAATCCAAAGGCAACAGAACCATATATGTCAACCATAAACTGAATGCATATAAAAAGGAAGCCTTCCTGCTACTAACGTCTCAAGAGGGCTTGAAACACAGAAGCCAGCGACCGATAGAGCCGGAAGCTGTATTTGGGCAGATGAAGGCAGATATGCATTATAAGCGATTCAGGCATTTTGGAATGGACAAGGTTTACATGGATCTAGGATTGTTCGGAATGGGATTCAATTTGAAGAAATATTTGGGTATAAAACGATAA